One Ilumatobacter coccineus YM16-304 genomic window, AAGAGTGCGACCACCGCGGTGAGGAGGAATCGGACGGAGAGGAAACGCTGCTTCATTCGCTGTGCTCGAATCTACGAGAGACGGCAACTTGGATCACCGCGATGACGGCGATGATCAGGAAGAGGATGACCGCCTTGGCTTGACCGGTCTCGAAGTTCTGGAAGCGGAACGCCTCGAGGAAGATGTTGAGCGGCAGCAACTCGGTCGACCGGAACGGTCCGCCGTTGGTCAGCGTCAGGTTGACATCGAATGCGAGGAAGGCGTTTCTCAACGCCAGGAACACGCCGACCGTGATCGAGGGGACGATGAGGGGCAGCTTCACGTAGAAGAGTTGCTGCCACGGCTTGGCACCATCGACCGTCGAGGCTTCGATGACGTCGCTCGATATCGACACCAGTCCGGCGATGTAGATGAGCATGAGGTAGCCGGAGAGTTGCCAGACCGTCACGATGACGAGGGCGGCGAGCCCCTTCTTCTCGTCGACCAGCCACGATTGTTCGAGGAAGCCGATGCCGGTCGACTCACCGACCCAGGTGAACATCTGGCGGAACACGAAGACCCAGATGAACCCGAGGATGACGCCGCCGATGAGATTCGGCGTGAAGAACACCGCTCGGAAGAAGTTCTGGGCTCTCAGCTTCGACGTGACGAGCAGCGCGAGGCCGAAGGCGATCAGGTTGGAGAAGACGACGACGCCGAGGACGTAGACGAACGTTCGAGTCATCGTGGCTCGGAACGCTTCGTCACCGAGCGCATCGCTGTAATTCTCGATACCGGTGTACTCGTAGTCCCCCGACGTCACCGAGTCGATGCCGTTCCAGTTCGTGAACGACAGGACCACGCCGACGAGAAACGGCAGCACGACCACGACAAGGAAGGCGAAGGTCGGGATCGCCGCGAACTTGAGGAACCCGGAGAGCGGTCTCGCTCCGGCTTCCTTGCTGTAGATGTGCGCTGTCGGCGACTTACTGCGGCTGCTCTTCTTGCTCGCAGCGCCCGCGTCGGCGACGTCGTCCACCGCATCGGCGATGATCGGATCTGCCACAACACTCCCCTTCCGTGTCCTCGAGTTGTCATTCGGGCGCTCGGGCCGACCTGCGAGAGGTCGGCCCGAGAGCCCCATGATCGTTCACCCGACGAGGTCAGGTGAACGTCGTGATCATTCGACCGTTGTCCAGTAGTCCTGGAACTCGCCGGCGAGGCCGTCGCGGTCGATGTTGCCCGAGATGTACTTCTGCATCGACGCACCGAACGTCGGCCACCCGTCGATCGGGTACACGCTGTTCATCCATTCGAGCGTTGCACCGCTCGAGGCGTAGTCGACGATCTGCTGGTTCATCGACGCCGTCGGGTCAGCCATGTCGGCATACGCCGGCAGGAACTCGAACTTCTCGCTGTAGAAGACCTTGCCCTCATCGGTGGTGGTGAGCCAGTTGATGAAGTCGATCGCGCCCGCCTGCTGCTCGGCGCTGGACTGTTCGGCGTCGACCACGATGTACGCCGGCACGCCGACGGCGACCTGCGTGTTGCCGTAGTCGGCGGGATCATCGCTGACCGGGAGCGGCAGGATGCCGAACGAGCCGTCCGGAGCCGCCTCCAGGAGGTTCGGAACCGCCCAGTTGCCCATGAACCAGAATCCGACCTCGCCGCTCGACAGAGCGAGCACCGCTGGGTCGTAGTCACCGTCGAGCGGCGACGACTTCAACTGGTTGTACTCGAGCATCAGGTCGACGGTGTCGAGCCAGCCGGTGAACACCGGATCGTCGGTGAGCGTGACCGAGCCGGCTTTGAGTTCGTCCATGAACGCGAGGCGCTCCCCGCGATCGGCCGACTGGGCCGCATACATCGAGTTGGTGAGGTGGGCGCCGAGCGACCAGTCCATCGGCGACACCTGGATGGCCGCCTGGGTGCTGTCGAGTGCATCGATCTGCTCGAAGAGTGCGGCGAGATCGGATCGCGTGGCGATCGACGCGGGGTCGAAGGTGCCACCCACGGCTTCGTCGAGCACCGCCTGGTTGTAGAGCAGGCCGTACGCCTCGATGGTCTGCGGGGCGCCGACGATGCGGCCGTCGTCGAGCGTGGCCAGGTCGAGGGTGCCCGGAAGTGCGGCCTCGATCGCAGCGGTGCCGGCCAGGTCGAGCAGCCGATCTTGGAACTCGGGGATCTCCTGCTGCATGACCATGATGGTCGGAGCGTTGCCGCTCGAGTACAGGCCGGTGGCGGTCTGCAGGAACTCACCGCCGCCGAGCGGCAGGCTCTCGAGCTCGTAGGCACTCTGCGAGGCGTTGTAGGCCTCGACCGCTTCTGCGAACGGTTCCTCGATCTCGGCCTTGAGCGTGCCGAGAATCGTGATGCCGACGGTCTCGCCCGAGTTGGCGGGCTCGTCGGTGCCGGTGGAGTCGGCAGAGGCGGCGGTCGTGTCGCCGGCGGAGCTGTCGTCGTCGCTGCCACACGCAGCGGCGACGAGCCCCAAGCACGCCGTGACGGCTGCAACGCGGAAAAGCTTCGTGGATCTCATGGTTTCCCCCTATGGGATCTTTGTTGGTGTGATGCATCCCCGCTTCGCCCACAACTGCGTTGACGACTTCGAGAATGTAATCGATTACATTGCAGGTTCACGTGACGCTTGTCAAGTCGAATTATTACTTTGCGTGGTCGATGTAATCGATTACACTCACGCTGCGACGCGTGTCGACCGTCACTGCCTGCGGCGATGCCACCAAACTGCCGCCCGCGCAACAACTCGTTCCCCTCGATGACCATTCCGCTTCCGAACAAGGTTGACCAATGACTCTCAAACTCGACGACCACTGGATCTGGGATTTCTGGCTCGTCACCGACGGCGCCGAACACCACGTCTTCTTTCTCAAGGCGCCGAAGTCGCTCGGCGACCCCGATCTGCGACATTGGAACGCCTCGATCGGCCATGCGATCTCCACCGATCTCCACACCTGGACCGTCGTGCAGGACGCGCTGGGCCCCGCCGACGTCGATGCCTGGGACGACAAGTCGACCTGGACGGGGAGCGTGGTTCGACACGGCGACGCGTGGCTGATGATGTACACCGGTACCTCCCACGCCGAGGACGGGCTGGTGCAGCGCATCGGTGTGGCGACGTCCCACGACCTCCACCACTGGACTCGCCGCCCGCATCCGATCATCGAGGCCGATCCCGAGTTCTACGAGAAGCTGTCCGACGAGCTGTGGCACGACGAAGCATGGCGAGACCCGTGGCTCCTTCCCGACCCCGCGACCGGTCAGATGGACGTGTTCGTCACGGCACGATCGAAGCGGGGCGAGCGGTTCGACCGCGGCGTGATCGGCCGTGCACGGCTGTCCGACGACTTGACGGACTGGGAGGTGCTGCCGCCGATCGAGATGCCGTCGGGGTTCGGCCAACTGGAGGTACCCCAGCTGATCGAGATCGACGACCGGTGGTATCTCGTCTTCTGCAGCGACGTCGAGACGCAGAGCCCGCAGCGCCGGTCCGACGGGCCTGGCACCGGGACGTACTACCTCGTCGGCGACTCCCCGTTCGGGCCGTTCTCCATGATCGGCGATGGCGTCCTCGAGGCCGACGCGCTCGGATCCACCTACGCTGGCCGCATCCACCGCACCAGCGACGACACGGTTCACTTCATGGCGTGGAACCGGGCGGACGAGGCAGGCGCCTTCGTCGGCGACCTCACCGCCCCTCGCCGAGTGGCAGTGCGCGCCGACGGCTCGCTCGTCGTCTCCGATCTCGTCGTCTCGTGACCATTCGCCCCTGAAAACCCACTCCTGAACACCAGCGACTCTCGAAGGGATCATCAATCATGAAAGGCGACGTCATCGTGGTCGAGGAGCACCACGTCCGAGCAGCCCAGGCGATCGTTCCCGACCTCATCGATGCGATCACGAATGCGCCGAGCCGCTACGTCATCACGGTCGCCGGTGAATCCGGGAGCGGGAAGTCCGAGACCGGAAAAGCGATCGCCGACGAACTCGCAGCGCACGACCTCACCGCGGTCTTGCTCGGGCAGGACGACTACTTCGTCCTACCTCCGAAGTCGAACGACGCGAAGCGGCGTGACGACGACACCTGGCTCGGCCCGCACGTCGAAGTTCGTCTCGATCTGCTCGAACAGAACCTGGTCGACGCCCTGGAAGGCGCCGACGAGATCGTCAAACCGCTGATCGACTACGACGCGAACTCCGTCGAGGAGGAGACCATCGACCTCCGTGGCGTCGAGGTCGTCATCGCCGAAGGCACGTACACCTCGCTGCTCAAGCACGTCGACACGCGAGTGTTCATCGCCCGCAACCGACTCGACACGCTCGAGCACCGCCAGAAGCGCAACCGCGGCAGCGAGGTCGGCGATCCGTTCATCGAGAACGTCCTCGAGCTCGAGCACAAGATCATCGCCGGCCACCGCCAACTCGCCGACTTCGTCATCACCCGCGACTACGACGTGATCCCGGTCTCGTGACGCACGCGGGCATGAAGGCCAGCCTCCCGAACCGCGTGATGCTCAACGCGTACCCGGACAGCATCGACGGCGATCTCGCGGGCACGGTGCGGATGCTCCAGCGACCCGAGTTCACCGACGCGTTCGGTCTGTTCTACGTGCTCCCCTCGATCTTCAACAGCGACCTCGACCGAGGATTCTCGATCATCGACTACGACCTGAACTCCGACCTCGCGTCAGCCGAAGACCTCGCGGCGCTCGACGAACTCGGGATCATGCTCAAGTTCGACATGGTGCTCAACCACCTCTCGGTCGGATCCCCGCAGTTCCAGGACCTGCTGAAGCACGGTGACGACTCTGCGTTCCGCGACTTCTTCATCGACTGGAACGAGTTCTGGGAGGGTGAAGGCGAACTCCACGCAGACGGACACGTCGTCCCGTCTCCCGAGCACCTCGACCGGTTGTTCATGCGCAAGCCCGGCCTGCCCATCCTGCAGGTTCGGTTCCCCGACGGCTCCGACCGGTTCTACTGGAACACCTTCTACCAACGGGTCGAGACCATCGACGGCGAGCGCTCCTACCTCGGCCAGATGGACCTCAACGCCGAGTCACCTCGGGTCTGGACGTTCTACCGCGAGACGTTCGAGAAGCTGGCCCGATACGGCGCCAAGATCGTGCGCCTCGACGCCTTCGCGTACCTCCACAAGGCGGTCGGTGACACCAACTTCTTCAATACCCCCGGCACGTGGGACCACCTCGACCGGCTCCGGACCATCTCCGAAGAGAACGGCCTCGTCCTGCTTCCCGAGATCCACGGCGAGTACGGCACCAAGATCCACGAGGAACTGTCGGATCGCGACTACCCCGTCTACGACTTCTTCTTCCCCGGGCTCGTCATCGATGCGATCGATTCGGCGAGCAACACGCATCTTCTTCGCTGGATCGACGAGATCATCGAGCGCGACATCGCCACCGTCAACATGCTCGGTTGCCACGACGGCATTCCGGTGATCGACCTCAAGGGCGGTCCGACCGGTCAGGGCTTGCTGCCCGACGCGACGATCGAGGCGATGATCTCACGGCTCCTGGAGCGAGGCGGCAGAGTGAAGAACCTCTACGGCGCCGACGGCACGAAGGTCTCCTACTACCAGGTCAACGCCACCTTCTTCAGCGCGCTCGGCGAGAGCGACGCCAGGCTGCGCCTCGCACGCGCGATCCAACTGTTCGTGCCCGGCACCCCACAGGTCTGGTACCTCGATCTGTTCGCCGGCGCCAACGACGTCGAGGCCGCCGATCGTGCAGGCGCCGACGGCCACAAGGAGATCAACCGCACCAACCTGAGCGCCGCCGACGTCGAAGCCGGCCTCGCTCGGCCGATCGTCCTCGACCAACTGGAGATGATCCGTCTCCGCAACGCGTCCCCCGCGTTCGACGGCCGCTTCGAGGTCGTGCCGACCGACGACACTCGACTGCAGCTGCGCTGGCAGAACGGCTCGACCGTCGCACTGCTCGACGCCGACCTGGCGACCGAGAGGTTCACGATCACCCACGAACACGACGGCCACACCGAGATCCTCGGCTACGACTGACGATCCGCTGCCGCCGCCCGACCCGTCGCCTGGTGGTCAGCCGCCCGAACGGCGGGCCATCGGGCGCGAGCTCCGCAGTCCGGTGATCAGCCGGGCGTTTCTGCGGCCTGTCCAGTACTGCCATCCCCATCCCGACATCGCTCGCAGCTTCGAACGGAAGTCGACGAGTGACCAGATGTGCACGAGCCACCAGATCAGCCAGGCGAGGTACCCACCGAACCGCAGCTTCGGGCCGAGGTCGGCCACTGCTTTCGAGCGACCGATCGTGGCCAACGATCCCTTGTCGACGTACGCGAACGTCGGGCGCGGCTCGTCGGCGAGGTCGGCCCGAATGCAGCGGGCGACGTGTCGGCCACCTTGCTGTGCGGCAGGAGCGACGCCCGGCACCGGTCGGCCGTCGACGACGGCGTGCGCGAGGTCTCCGATCACGAACACGTTCGAATGATCGGCGACGGTCAGTTGGCCCGTGACCTCGACGCGTCCGGCGCGATCGGTGCCGCTGGTGACGTCACGGCCCAGTGGTGAGGCAGCCACGCCCGCACCCCAGAGCACCGTTGCCGCCGGAATCGTCCCGGCCGAGGTGGTGACGCCGTGCTCGTCGATGTCGGTCACCGGCGTCGACGTCCTGACATCGATCCCGAGCTTCACGAGCTGGCGCTCGGCCGAGCTGGAGAGCTTCTCGGGGAACGCGCCGAGCACTCGGTCGCTGGCTTCGACGAGCACGACCTTGCTGGTCGTCGTGTCGATGGATCGGAAGTCGCTGCGCAACGTTCTCGTCGCGATCTCCTTGACGGCTCCGGCGAGTTCGACTCCGGTCGGTCCGGCGCCGACCACGACGAACGTCATCTGACGCTCTCGTTCGGCCGGGTCGTCGGCCGCCTCGGCCCGTTCGAACGCGAGCAAGATCCGCCGCCGGATGTCGAGCGCGTCGTCGATCGACTTCAGGCCGGGCGCGTGGACCGCCCACTCGTCGTGACCGAAGTAGGAGTGCGTGGCCCCGGTGGCGAGCACGAGGTAGTCGAAGGAGATGCTGCGGTCGGGCGTCTGAATCGTCCGCGAGTCGAGATCGACCGACACCACCTCGTCGAGGAGCACCGCCGCGTTGGCCTGCTTGCGGAGAATGTGACGAATCGGCTGAGCGATGTCGGACGGGTTCAATCCGGCCGTCGCCACCTGGTACAGCAGCGGTTGGAACGTGTGGTGATTCGCTCGATCGACGACCGTGATGTCGACCTCGGTGTCGGCGAGCGACTGGGCAGCGGCCAGGCCACCGAATCCGCAGCCGACGATCACGACGTGCGGACGCGCGACGGACGAGTCGCTCATGGTCGGCCCGTCATCTCGTCGGGTCCACGATGCTTCGACGTTCTCGACTCGGATGCCATGAGGTCGGAGCGTACGCACGTCGAACCCGGAGCCGAGCCCGGCTCGCTCAGGTGAGCTCGTAGCGGATCGGCAGGTGCTTGTAGCCGCTCACGAATGCCGAGCGGCTGAGCGCAGCACCGTCCGCGAGTTCGATCGACTTGATGCGCGGCGCCAGGGCAGCGAACAGGTTCTTGATCTCCATCTTCGCCAGGATCGCTCCGAGGCAGTAGTGCGCCCCGAACCCGAAGCCGATCTGGCTGTTCGGCTTGCGTCCGACGTCGAACGACCACGGATTCTCGAAGACGTCCTCGTCGAAGTTCGCCGACCAGTACGACAAGAACACGTCTTCACCTTCCCGGATGGTCTTGCCGCCGAGCGGGTAGTCACAGGTGGCCGTGCGCATGAAGTGCTTGACCGGCGACGTCCACCGCACGATCTCGTCGACCGTGTTGTCCAACAGGCCGGGGTCGTCCTGCAGGCGGGCGAGCTGCTCGGGATGCTCGATGAGCGCGTGGAGGCCACCGGTCATCGAGTGCGAGGTCGTGTCGTGCCCCGCCGTGGCCAGGATCACGTAGAGGCCGAGCTGCTCCATGACGCCGATGGGCTCACCATCGATCTCGGCGTTGGCCACGACCGAGCAGAAGTCGTCGGTGGGATTGGCCTTGCGGTCCTCGGTGATAGCGGTGAAGTACGCGAAGTACTCCATGACCGTCTCCTCGAGCCCCGCCGCGACGTCGTCGGCGTTGCGCCCGAGCTCGGGGTCCTCGGCGCCGAACAGCTCTTGCGTGAGCTTGAGCATCCGCGGGTAGTCGCTCTCGGGCAGGCCCATCATCGCCAGGATCACCTGCAGCGGATACTCCATCGCGACCTCGGTGGCGAAGTCGATCTCACCATCGGCAGCTTCGAGCTTGGCGATCGCCCGCGCGGTGAGCTCGTCGAGGCGGCTCTCCATCTTGCGAAGGTTGCTCGGCCGAAACCAGCTCGCAGCGAGGTCGCGGATCGACTTGTGCTCGTCGCCGTCCATCACCACGAGCGACTTGATGCGGTGGCCTCCTTCGGCCTCCCGCTGAGCGTCGCCGGCCTTGGTAGTGAGGATCCCTCTCGGGTTGGCGAGGAACTCGACGTTGGAATGACGCTCGACGTTCATCACGTCGGCGTGCTTCGACACCACCCAGAAGGGGTTGAAGTCGTCGTGTTCCAGCCAGTGCACCGGATCCTCCGCGCGGATCTTGGCCGCGCTCGCATGCCACTGCTCGGCGTCGGTGTACTGCACCCCCTCGACGAACGCGGTCGCCGCGTTCTCCAGGCTCGCATCGATGTCGGTCATGGTGTGGGCCTTTCGGTGCACGGTTCAGGATCGGCGCGGGACGATACCCGAAACTGAATTTGGGTTCAAGTTGTGGCTACCCTCGGTGAGATGCGCACCTCTGGCACGAGCGATAAGCCACGGTCTCCGTG contains:
- a CDS encoding NAD(P)/FAD-dependent oxidoreductase, coding for MSDSSVARPHVVIVGCGFGGLAAAQSLADTEVDITVVDRANHHTFQPLLYQVATAGLNPSDIAQPIRHILRKQANAAVLLDEVVSVDLDSRTIQTPDRSISFDYLVLATGATHSYFGHDEWAVHAPGLKSIDDALDIRRRILLAFERAEAADDPAERERQMTFVVVGAGPTGVELAGAVKEIATRTLRSDFRSIDTTTSKVVLVEASDRVLGAFPEKLSSSAERQLVKLGIDVRTSTPVTDIDEHGVTTSAGTIPAATVLWGAGVAASPLGRDVTSGTDRAGRVEVTGQLTVADHSNVFVIGDLAHAVVDGRPVPGVAPAAQQGGRHVARCIRADLADEPRPTFAYVDKGSLATIGRSKAVADLGPKLRFGGYLAWLIWWLVHIWSLVDFRSKLRAMSGWGWQYWTGRRNARLITGLRSSRPMARRSGG
- a CDS encoding ABC transporter substrate-binding protein, with product MRSTKLFRVAAVTACLGLVAAACGSDDDSSAGDTTAASADSTGTDEPANSGETVGITILGTLKAEIEEPFAEAVEAYNASQSAYELESLPLGGGEFLQTATGLYSSGNAPTIMVMQQEIPEFQDRLLDLAGTAAIEAALPGTLDLATLDDGRIVGAPQTIEAYGLLYNQAVLDEAVGGTFDPASIATRSDLAALFEQIDALDSTQAAIQVSPMDWSLGAHLTNSMYAAQSADRGERLAFMDELKAGSVTLTDDPVFTGWLDTVDLMLEYNQLKSSPLDGDYDPAVLALSSGEVGFWFMGNWAVPNLLEAAPDGSFGILPLPVSDDPADYGNTQVAVGVPAYIVVDAEQSSAEQQAGAIDFINWLTTTDEGKVFYSEKFEFLPAYADMADPTASMNQQIVDYASSGATLEWMNSVYPIDGWPTFGASMQKYISGNIDRDGLAGEFQDYWTTVE
- a CDS encoding cytochrome P450 — encoded protein: MTDIDASLENAATAFVEGVQYTDAEQWHASAAKIRAEDPVHWLEHDDFNPFWVVSKHADVMNVERHSNVEFLANPRGILTTKAGDAQREAEGGHRIKSLVVMDGDEHKSIRDLAASWFRPSNLRKMESRLDELTARAIAKLEAADGEIDFATEVAMEYPLQVILAMMGLPESDYPRMLKLTQELFGAEDPELGRNADDVAAGLEETVMEYFAYFTAITEDRKANPTDDFCSVVANAEIDGEPIGVMEQLGLYVILATAGHDTTSHSMTGGLHALIEHPEQLARLQDDPGLLDNTVDEIVRWTSPVKHFMRTATCDYPLGGKTIREGEDVFLSYWSANFDEDVFENPWSFDVGRKPNSQIGFGFGAHYCLGAILAKMEIKNLFAALAPRIKSIELADGAALSRSAFVSGYKHLPIRYELT
- a CDS encoding alpha-amylase family protein; translated protein: MKASLPNRVMLNAYPDSIDGDLAGTVRMLQRPEFTDAFGLFYVLPSIFNSDLDRGFSIIDYDLNSDLASAEDLAALDELGIMLKFDMVLNHLSVGSPQFQDLLKHGDDSAFRDFFIDWNEFWEGEGELHADGHVVPSPEHLDRLFMRKPGLPILQVRFPDGSDRFYWNTFYQRVETIDGERSYLGQMDLNAESPRVWTFYRETFEKLARYGAKIVRLDAFAYLHKAVGDTNFFNTPGTWDHLDRLRTISEENGLVLLPEIHGEYGTKIHEELSDRDYPVYDFFFPGLVIDAIDSASNTHLLRWIDEIIERDIATVNMLGCHDGIPVIDLKGGPTGQGLLPDATIEAMISRLLERGGRVKNLYGADGTKVSYYQVNATFFSALGESDARLRLARAIQLFVPGTPQVWYLDLFAGANDVEAADRAGADGHKEINRTNLSAADVEAGLARPIVLDQLEMIRLRNASPAFDGRFEVVPTDDTRLQLRWQNGSTVALLDADLATERFTITHEHDGHTEILGYD
- a CDS encoding glycoside hydrolase family protein; translation: MTLKLDDHWIWDFWLVTDGAEHHVFFLKAPKSLGDPDLRHWNASIGHAISTDLHTWTVVQDALGPADVDAWDDKSTWTGSVVRHGDAWLMMYTGTSHAEDGLVQRIGVATSHDLHHWTRRPHPIIEADPEFYEKLSDELWHDEAWRDPWLLPDPATGQMDVFVTARSKRGERFDRGVIGRARLSDDLTDWEVLPPIEMPSGFGQLEVPQLIEIDDRWYLVFCSDVETQSPQRRSDGPGTGTYYLVGDSPFGPFSMIGDGVLEADALGSTYAGRIHRTSDDTVHFMAWNRADEAGAFVGDLTAPRRVAVRADGSLVVSDLVVS
- a CDS encoding uridine kinase family protein; amino-acid sequence: MKGDVIVVEEHHVRAAQAIVPDLIDAITNAPSRYVITVAGESGSGKSETGKAIADELAAHDLTAVLLGQDDYFVLPPKSNDAKRRDDDTWLGPHVEVRLDLLEQNLVDALEGADEIVKPLIDYDANSVEEETIDLRGVEVVIAEGTYTSLLKHVDTRVFIARNRLDTLEHRQKRNRGSEVGDPFIENVLELEHKIIAGHRQLADFVITRDYDVIPVS
- a CDS encoding carbohydrate ABC transporter permease, which produces MADPIIADAVDDVADAGAASKKSSRSKSPTAHIYSKEAGARPLSGFLKFAAIPTFAFLVVVVLPFLVGVVLSFTNWNGIDSVTSGDYEYTGIENYSDALGDEAFRATMTRTFVYVLGVVVFSNLIAFGLALLVTSKLRAQNFFRAVFFTPNLIGGVILGFIWVFVFRQMFTWVGESTGIGFLEQSWLVDEKKGLAALVIVTVWQLSGYLMLIYIAGLVSISSDVIEASTVDGAKPWQQLFYVKLPLIVPSITVGVFLALRNAFLAFDVNLTLTNGGPFRSTELLPLNIFLEAFRFQNFETGQAKAVILFLIIAVIAVIQVAVSRRFEHSE